Below is a genomic region from Diabrotica undecimpunctata isolate CICGRU chromosome 7, icDiaUnde3, whole genome shotgun sequence.
ACACGATTACCAACGAAAGTTTTTAGTACATGTGACGAAGTTTTTATCCAGCCCAAGGTAATGGTTGAGTCAGACCACAGAAAAATCTTATTGAACTGAATATTCAAAGAAGTAATAACCATTTTAGAAAGACGTGATAAGATCAAAGCTCCGCTAAGTTCCAGGCGAGGTATGCTCAGCTTCTTTACAGGTGCTACTTTGCTTTTAGCACaaagtaaatttataaaaatgttaccctTTTTATCAACACTGCGAATATATATGGCTGCGCCATAAGCAACTTCGCTTGCGTCACAGAATCCGTGCATTTCAATAAGAACAGAATTagggagaactacatttcttTGAATTTGCAATTTATTCAACTCATGCAACTGATCTCTGAAAGATAACCACTCAGACTGAATATGCAATGGCACTCCTTCATCCCAGTCTTCTCTAACCAATGGAGTTGCATAAGGATTTTGACTTTAATGATTGATGGACTTAAGAGACCTAAAGGGTCGAATATTTGAGCAATACCAGAAAGTATTGATCTTTTAGTGATAATTTTGGGAGGAACATTTGAATCAATAGAATAGGACAATGAATCTAAACTAGGGCACCGTTGTAACCCAAGTGTCTTTGTGTTTTCATTGGCACCAAAAAGGAAGGGAGTGTCTAATGAAATAGATTCCTGGATGGACTTAAGAAATGAAGAATTGTTTGACGTCCACTTTCTAAGTGGAAAGCAACCTTTTGAAAGAATTTCAGAGACTTGTTTACAATTAAGGATTAAGTCCTCTAACGAATCAGAACCAGTTAACAAGTCGTCAACATAGAAGTCTTCAGCTATGATTTTAGAAGCTTGAGAGAATGTATCAGAATGCTCTAATGATAGCTGATAGAGACATCTAGTGGCTAGATAACTacttgacgtagagccataagtaACTGTATTTAATGCATATGAATGAAGAGGATCTTTCGAATGATTTCTCCATAAGATTCTTTGGAGACACCGTTGAGTATCATCAATAAGAATTTGGCGGTACATTTTGGCAATGTCCGCAGATGCAACAAATGGATACCTTCTAAATCTCAACAGGATAGATATCAAATCATTCTGCATGACGGGACCTACCATCTGAAGATCGTTGAGCGAATGACCAGATGATGACGGACAGGAACCATCGAACACTACTCTGAGTTTTGTAGTGAGACTGTCCTGCTTCATCACCCCGTGATGAGGAAAGTAATAACTATGTACTGGTAAAGTACAATCAGTAACTCTTGACATGTGGCCTAAAGACAAGTATTCCTCCATAAATGCAACATACTGCTCCTTCATGATAGGATCATTAAGAAGCCTTTTTTCTAAGCTATAGAACCTTCTTTAAGCTATTGATCTGGATTCTCCCAAAGAGTCAACCTGTGACTTAAAAGGAATGGACACAATGAACCGACCATCCAAATTTCTCCTAAAGGTTGATTTGAAGTGCTCCTCGCACAATAACTCTTCTGGAGACTGAAGTTTAGTACCTGAGCACTCCTCAATCTCCCAAAACCTAGAAAGGTCGTCAGTTTCGATATTGTGTGATAATCCACATATGGTAGATTGCTGACTATTCACCCTGGTATTTATTAAAGGACCAGAAATGATCCACCCTAATCTAGTTTTCTGAAGTATGGGTTTTTCAGTTCCTAACTTGACCTGACCCACACATAGCAGGTCCCAAAAAATACTAGCACTGATCAGAATATTTACTTCCGAAGGAGTATgaaaatttgggtctgataaacGAATATTTGCAGGTATGGGCAACGAAGATGCATCAATTTGACAAACTGGAAGTTGTCCACATATTTGTGGAATGATTAAACACTCTAGGGGGAAAGAATATATAGTTTGTAAAGAGTTAATAACAATATTACATTTGTgatttattttagaagaaacatgAGCGATACCCACTACAGAAATGTTAACCTGCTCCCTTGAAATACCCAGCAAATCAACTAAACTTGATGTGATAAAATTAGATTGAGc
It encodes:
- the LOC140446417 gene encoding uncharacterized protein, which translates into the protein MKEQYVAFMEEYLSLGHMSRVTDCTLPVHSYYFPHHGVMKQDSLTTKLRVVFDGSCPSSSGHSLNDLQMVGPVMQNDLISILLRFRRYPFVASADIAKMYRQILIDDTQRCLQRILWRNHSKDPLHSYALNTVTYGSTSSSYLATRCLYQLSLEHSDTFSQASKIIAEDFYVDDLLTGSDSLEDLILNCKQVSEILSKGCFPLRKWTSNNSSFLKSIQESISLDTPFLFGANENTKTLGLQRCPSLDSLSYSIDSNVPPKIITKRSILSGIAQIFDPLGLLSPSIIKVKILMQLHWLEKTGMKECHCIFSLSGYLSEISCMS